A genome region from Nocardiopsis exhalans includes the following:
- the galE gene encoding UDP-glucose 4-epimerase GalE, whose product MNVLLTGGAGYIGTHTAVELLQAGHGVVVVDSLVNSHEEALLRVERITGRTVAFHRVDCTDPEAMRAVFAAHDIDAVIHLAGLKAVGESVEQPLRYYRNNLDALLTLCEAMDGAGVRHLVLSSSATVYGDPETVPITEDARLTTTNPYGSTKLFAERILDDLATADPSWRIISLRYFNPIGAHSSGLIGEDPQGVPNNLFPYIAQVAAGRRERLNVFGDDYDTPDGTGVRDYLHVVDLAKGHLAAVGHLADASGHRVYNLGTGQGTSVMEGLRAFERATGSPIPHAVIERRPGDIAVCYADPGAATRDLDWKAELTVDDACRDAWRWQSANPNGFAG is encoded by the coding sequence CATCGGCACGCACACCGCTGTCGAACTGCTCCAGGCCGGGCACGGGGTCGTGGTCGTCGACTCCCTCGTCAACAGCCACGAGGAGGCCCTGCTCCGGGTGGAGCGGATCACCGGCCGCACGGTCGCCTTCCACCGGGTGGACTGCACCGACCCCGAGGCGATGCGCGCGGTCTTCGCGGCGCACGACATCGACGCCGTCATCCACCTGGCCGGGCTCAAGGCCGTGGGCGAGTCCGTCGAGCAGCCCCTGCGCTACTACCGCAACAACCTCGACGCCCTGCTGACCCTCTGCGAGGCCATGGACGGGGCCGGGGTGCGCCACCTCGTGCTCAGCTCCTCCGCCACCGTCTACGGCGACCCCGAGACCGTGCCGATCACCGAGGACGCGCGGCTGACCACCACCAACCCCTACGGCAGCACCAAGCTGTTCGCCGAGCGGATCCTGGACGACCTGGCCACCGCCGACCCGAGCTGGCGGATCATCTCCCTGCGCTACTTCAACCCGATCGGCGCGCACTCCAGCGGCCTGATCGGCGAGGACCCCCAGGGCGTCCCGAACAACCTCTTCCCCTACATCGCGCAGGTGGCGGCCGGGCGGCGCGAGCGGCTGAACGTGTTCGGCGACGACTACGACACCCCCGACGGCACCGGTGTGCGCGACTACCTGCACGTGGTGGACCTGGCGAAGGGCCACCTCGCCGCCGTGGGCCATCTGGCCGACGCCTCCGGACACCGCGTCTACAACCTCGGCACCGGCCAGGGCACCTCGGTCATGGAGGGCCTGCGAGCCTTCGAACGCGCCACCGGCTCGCCCATCCCGCATGCGGTGATCGAGCGCCGTCCCGGCGACATCGCCGTCTGCTACGCCGATCCGGGGGCCGCCACCCGCGACCTGGACTGGAAGGCCGAGCTGACCGTGGACGACGCCTGCCGGGACGCCTGGCGCTGGCAGTCCGCCAACCCGAACGGCTTCGCGGGCTGA